One segment of Vibrio orientalis CIP 102891 = ATCC 33934 DNA contains the following:
- a CDS encoding hemolysin family protein yields MDIFILVGLITLNGIFAMSELALVAAKSSRLKKLAETQSSAKLALELKSNPTRFLSTIQIGITAIGILSGIFGEATLSGPFAQWLIQQGFEPELASIAATASVVVIITYFAIVVGELVPKRFAQRNAERIAVIVAYPIHWLAILTTPFVVLLSVSTDALLKLFRQHGDDNDQVTEEDIFAVMTEGSESGAIEPQEQQMIQNILYLNDRLVTSLMTPRCDMDFLDVEQPIEQILKRIRQTQHSVWPVCHGGLDKIIGTISSKVLLDQYEELSITKIVKLVRKPRYFPESMKGLPLLNQMQKNNCEMAFIVDEYGDIQGIVTHYDILESVAGELGLAPQHVWARQHQDGSWWMDALIPLNELKRRLDIASIEGEESEGFQTLNGYITWKAGKVPQCGEVISCGDWQFEVLAVTSSRILQVKVSSIL; encoded by the coding sequence ATGGACATTTTCATACTGGTGGGGCTTATCACCCTAAACGGCATTTTTGCCATGTCAGAACTTGCGCTTGTCGCAGCTAAGTCGAGTCGTCTTAAGAAACTCGCAGAAACTCAATCTTCCGCAAAGCTCGCACTAGAGCTAAAAAGCAACCCAACCCGCTTTTTATCGACCATCCAGATCGGCATTACCGCAATTGGTATCCTTAGTGGTATTTTCGGTGAAGCGACGCTGTCTGGCCCATTTGCACAGTGGCTAATCCAACAAGGCTTCGAGCCTGAACTCGCCTCTATTGCCGCAACTGCAAGTGTGGTGGTGATCATTACTTACTTTGCCATTGTGGTCGGCGAACTGGTTCCCAAGCGATTTGCCCAACGTAATGCAGAACGTATTGCTGTGATTGTTGCCTACCCTATTCATTGGCTTGCAATCCTGACGACGCCGTTTGTGGTGTTATTGAGTGTTTCAACCGATGCTCTGCTAAAACTATTTCGTCAGCATGGCGATGATAATGATCAGGTCACCGAAGAAGATATCTTCGCGGTCATGACCGAAGGCTCAGAATCTGGTGCGATAGAACCGCAAGAACAACAGATGATCCAAAACATTCTCTATCTCAACGATCGCTTAGTGACGTCACTGATGACACCTCGCTGTGATATGGACTTTCTAGATGTAGAGCAGCCGATTGAGCAAATCCTCAAACGTATTCGTCAGACGCAGCACTCGGTGTGGCCTGTCTGCCATGGCGGTTTAGATAAGATCATTGGTACGATATCGTCTAAGGTGTTACTCGACCAATATGAAGAGTTATCAATCACCAAGATTGTCAAACTGGTCAGAAAACCGCGCTATTTCCCAGAATCGATGAAAGGCTTACCGCTGCTAAATCAAATGCAGAAAAACAACTGTGAGATGGCATTTATTGTTGATGAGTATGGCGATATTCAAGGTATCGTTACTCACTACGATATATTGGAGTCCGTCGCGGGTGAGCTTGGTCTAGCACCACAACATGTCTGGGCGAGACAGCATCAAGATGGCAGTTGGTGGATGGATGCCTTAATCCCGCTCAATGAGCTTAAACGCCGCCTAGATATTGCTTCTATCGAAGGTGAAGAGAGTGAAGGCTTCCAAACCCTAAATGGTTACATCACTTGGAAAGCGGGCAAAGTGCCACAATGTGGCGAAGTGATTTCCTGTGGTGACTGGCAGTTTGAAGTGTTAGCGGTGACTTCGAGTCGAATCTTGCAGGTTAAGGTTTCGTCAATTCTTTAG
- a CDS encoding LysR family transcriptional regulator, translated as MDKLTAAKVMLDVAQTESFTATADRLDMSRPMVTRYVEAAENWLGSRLLQRTTRKVSLTSAGEQLLPKLQSWVDEAHKLEESLMPTHAISGLVRVSVSMSFGFSQLMPALEKFRQQYPAVKLDIDAQDRAVDMVAERIDLAIRTTNDPNPTLIGRPFSVCYSKLVASPEYLATQPEIKTPQDLTHHQCLGYKNFGRHLWQLTHKGERQEVEVNCDITANEATVLLHGSLANMGISMQPDYLADQWIEQGKLVWVLPEWQLMSLQMYLLYPSRKHLSIPVRVLIDFLLDYFDYTSPKSS; from the coding sequence ATGGATAAGTTAACTGCAGCGAAAGTGATGTTGGATGTGGCGCAGACAGAAAGCTTTACCGCCACCGCAGACAGGCTCGATATGTCTCGGCCTATGGTAACCCGATACGTTGAAGCCGCTGAAAACTGGCTTGGCTCACGCCTACTTCAGCGCACTACTCGTAAAGTGTCATTAACCAGCGCGGGTGAACAGTTACTGCCAAAACTGCAATCTTGGGTCGATGAGGCGCACAAACTGGAAGAGAGCTTAATGCCCACACATGCCATTAGCGGCCTGGTGCGAGTATCTGTCAGTATGTCTTTCGGCTTTTCCCAGTTAATGCCAGCGCTTGAGAAATTTCGCCAACAGTACCCTGCGGTTAAATTGGATATCGATGCTCAAGACAGGGCCGTCGATATGGTGGCAGAGCGGATTGATTTGGCAATTCGAACCACCAACGATCCTAACCCTACTTTGATCGGACGACCATTTTCTGTCTGCTACTCAAAGCTGGTTGCTTCTCCAGAGTATTTAGCTACTCAGCCAGAGATAAAAACGCCACAAGACTTAACTCATCACCAATGCCTTGGCTATAAAAACTTTGGTCGCCATCTCTGGCAGCTTACTCATAAGGGAGAGAGACAAGAGGTCGAAGTGAATTGCGATATCACCGCCAATGAAGCGACCGTATTACTGCATGGCTCCTTAGCGAATATGGGCATCTCAATGCAGCCAGATTACCTTGCCGACCAATGGATCGAGCAAGGCAAATTGGTTTGGGTACTGCCAGAGTGGCAACTGATGTCGCTGCAAATGTATCTGCTTTATCCGTCACGCAAACACCTCTCAATACCCGTCCGCGTATTGATTGATTTCTTGCTAGATTACTTTGACTACACCTCTCCAAAATCAAGTTAA